The proteins below are encoded in one region of Tamandua tetradactyla isolate mTamTet1 chromosome 9, mTamTet1.pri, whole genome shotgun sequence:
- the SLC25A45 gene encoding solute carrier family 25 member 45 isoform X3, which yields MPVEEFVAGWISGALGLVLGHPFDTIKLLGFFKGMSFPIASIAVVNSVLFGVYSNALLALTATSHHERRAQPPSYTHIFAAGCAGGFVQSYFLAPFDLIKVRLQNQTEPRAGPGGPPPRYRGPVHCVTSICREEGPRGLFRGAWALVLRDTPTLGVYFLTYEWLCRQYTSDGQTPSSATILVAGGFAGITSWVSATPLDVIKSRLQMDGLKERAYQGVLDCMASSVRREGPGVFFRGLTINSARAFPVNAVTFLGYEYLLQAWG from the exons ATGCCTGTGGAGGAATTTGTGGCTGGCTGGATCTCTG GAGCTCTGGGTTTGGTCCTGGGACACCCCTTTGACACTATAAAG CTCCTGGGCTTCTTCAAAGGAATGAGTTTCCCCATCGCGAGCATAGCTGTGGTCAACTCTGTCCTGTTTGGGGTCTACAGCAATGCCCTGCTGGCCCTCACGGCCACCTCCCACCACGAGCGGCGGGCCCAGCCTCCCAGCTACACCCACATCTTCGCCGCAGGCTGCGCTGGGGGATTTGTGCAG TCCTACTTCCTGGCCCCCTTTGACCTCATCAAAGTTCGGCTGCAGAACCAGACAGAACCGAGGGCCGGGCCCGGGGGCCCCCCACCCCGGTACCGCGGGCCCGTGCATTGCGTCACCTCCATCTGCCGGGAGGAGGGGCCCCGGGGGCTCTTTCGAGGGGCCTGGGCCCTGGTGCTGAGGGACACCCCCACGCTGGGGGTCTACTTCCTCACCTACGAGTGGCTCTGTCGCCAGTACACGTCAGACGGCCAGACTCCCA GCTCAGCCACGATCCTGGTGGCGGGGGGCTTTGCAGGCATCACCTCCTGGGTGTCGGCCACTCCCTTAGACGTGATCAAGTCCCGGCTGCAGATGGACGGGCTGAAGGAGAGAGCCTACCAGGGGGTGCTGGACTGCATGGCGAGCAGCGTCCGGCGGGAAGGACCGGGGGTCTTCTTCCGGGGACTTACCATCAACAGTGCCCGCGCCTTTCCCGTCAACGCAGTCACCTTCCTGGGCTACGAGTACCTCCTCCAGGCCTGGGGCTGA
- the SLC25A45 gene encoding solute carrier family 25 member 45 isoform X2: protein MPVEEFVAGWISGALGLVLGHPFDTIKVRLQTQTTYRGIVDCAIKIYRHESLLGFFKGMSFPIASIAVVNSVLFGVYSNALLALTATSHHERRAQPPSYTHIFAAGCAGGFVQSYFLAPFDLIKVRLQNQTEPRAGPGGPPPRYRGPVHCVTSICREEGPRGLFRGAWALVLRDTPTLGVYFLTYEWLCRQYTSDGQTPSITSWVSATPLDVIKSRLQMDGLKERAYQGVLDCMASSVRREGPGVFFRGLTINSARAFPVNAVTFLGYEYLLQAWG, encoded by the exons ATGCCTGTGGAGGAATTTGTGGCTGGCTGGATCTCTG GAGCTCTGGGTTTGGTCCTGGGACACCCCTTTGACACTATAAAG GTGCGGCTGCAGACCCAGACCACGTACCGGGGCATCGTGGACTGTGCCATCAAGATCTACCGCCATGAGTCG CTCCTGGGCTTCTTCAAAGGAATGAGTTTCCCCATCGCGAGCATAGCTGTGGTCAACTCTGTCCTGTTTGGGGTCTACAGCAATGCCCTGCTGGCCCTCACGGCCACCTCCCACCACGAGCGGCGGGCCCAGCCTCCCAGCTACACCCACATCTTCGCCGCAGGCTGCGCTGGGGGATTTGTGCAG TCCTACTTCCTGGCCCCCTTTGACCTCATCAAAGTTCGGCTGCAGAACCAGACAGAACCGAGGGCCGGGCCCGGGGGCCCCCCACCCCGGTACCGCGGGCCCGTGCATTGCGTCACCTCCATCTGCCGGGAGGAGGGGCCCCGGGGGCTCTTTCGAGGGGCCTGGGCCCTGGTGCTGAGGGACACCCCCACGCTGGGGGTCTACTTCCTCACCTACGAGTGGCTCTGTCGCCAGTACACGTCAGACGGCCAGACTCCCA GCATCACCTCCTGGGTGTCGGCCACTCCCTTAGACGTGATCAAGTCCCGGCTGCAGATGGACGGGCTGAAGGAGAGAGCCTACCAGGGGGTGCTGGACTGCATGGCGAGCAGCGTCCGGCGGGAAGGACCGGGGGTCTTCTTCCGGGGACTTACCATCAACAGTGCCCGCGCCTTTCCCGTCAACGCAGTCACCTTCCTGGGCTACGAGTACCTCCTCCAGGCCTGGGGCTGA
- the SLC25A45 gene encoding solute carrier family 25 member 45 isoform X5, whose protein sequence is MSRNALLALTATSHHERRAQPPSYTHIFAAGCAGGFVQSYFLAPFDLIKVRLQNQTEPRAGPGGPPPRYRGPVHCVTSICREEGPRGLFRGAWALVLRDTPTLGVYFLTYEWLCRQYTSDGQTPSSATILVAGGFAGITSWVSATPLDVIKSRLQMDGLKERAYQGVLDCMASSVRREGPGVFFRGLTINSARAFPVNAVTFLGYEYLLQAWG, encoded by the exons ATGAGTCG CAATGCCCTGCTGGCCCTCACGGCCACCTCCCACCACGAGCGGCGGGCCCAGCCTCCCAGCTACACCCACATCTTCGCCGCAGGCTGCGCTGGGGGATTTGTGCAG TCCTACTTCCTGGCCCCCTTTGACCTCATCAAAGTTCGGCTGCAGAACCAGACAGAACCGAGGGCCGGGCCCGGGGGCCCCCCACCCCGGTACCGCGGGCCCGTGCATTGCGTCACCTCCATCTGCCGGGAGGAGGGGCCCCGGGGGCTCTTTCGAGGGGCCTGGGCCCTGGTGCTGAGGGACACCCCCACGCTGGGGGTCTACTTCCTCACCTACGAGTGGCTCTGTCGCCAGTACACGTCAGACGGCCAGACTCCCA GCTCAGCCACGATCCTGGTGGCGGGGGGCTTTGCAGGCATCACCTCCTGGGTGTCGGCCACTCCCTTAGACGTGATCAAGTCCCGGCTGCAGATGGACGGGCTGAAGGAGAGAGCCTACCAGGGGGTGCTGGACTGCATGGCGAGCAGCGTCCGGCGGGAAGGACCGGGGGTCTTCTTCCGGGGACTTACCATCAACAGTGCCCGCGCCTTTCCCGTCAACGCAGTCACCTTCCTGGGCTACGAGTACCTCCTCCAGGCCTGGGGCTGA
- the SLC25A45 gene encoding solute carrier family 25 member 45 isoform X1 — protein sequence MPVEEFVAGWISGALGLVLGHPFDTIKVRLQTQTTYRGIVDCAIKIYRHESLLGFFKGMSFPIASIAVVNSVLFGVYSNALLALTATSHHERRAQPPSYTHIFAAGCAGGFVQSYFLAPFDLIKVRLQNQTEPRAGPGGPPPRYRGPVHCVTSICREEGPRGLFRGAWALVLRDTPTLGVYFLTYEWLCRQYTSDGQTPSSATILVAGGFAGITSWVSATPLDVIKSRLQMDGLKERAYQGVLDCMASSVRREGPGVFFRGLTINSARAFPVNAVTFLGYEYLLQAWG from the exons ATGCCTGTGGAGGAATTTGTGGCTGGCTGGATCTCTG GAGCTCTGGGTTTGGTCCTGGGACACCCCTTTGACACTATAAAG GTGCGGCTGCAGACCCAGACCACGTACCGGGGCATCGTGGACTGTGCCATCAAGATCTACCGCCATGAGTCG CTCCTGGGCTTCTTCAAAGGAATGAGTTTCCCCATCGCGAGCATAGCTGTGGTCAACTCTGTCCTGTTTGGGGTCTACAGCAATGCCCTGCTGGCCCTCACGGCCACCTCCCACCACGAGCGGCGGGCCCAGCCTCCCAGCTACACCCACATCTTCGCCGCAGGCTGCGCTGGGGGATTTGTGCAG TCCTACTTCCTGGCCCCCTTTGACCTCATCAAAGTTCGGCTGCAGAACCAGACAGAACCGAGGGCCGGGCCCGGGGGCCCCCCACCCCGGTACCGCGGGCCCGTGCATTGCGTCACCTCCATCTGCCGGGAGGAGGGGCCCCGGGGGCTCTTTCGAGGGGCCTGGGCCCTGGTGCTGAGGGACACCCCCACGCTGGGGGTCTACTTCCTCACCTACGAGTGGCTCTGTCGCCAGTACACGTCAGACGGCCAGACTCCCA GCTCAGCCACGATCCTGGTGGCGGGGGGCTTTGCAGGCATCACCTCCTGGGTGTCGGCCACTCCCTTAGACGTGATCAAGTCCCGGCTGCAGATGGACGGGCTGAAGGAGAGAGCCTACCAGGGGGTGCTGGACTGCATGGCGAGCAGCGTCCGGCGGGAAGGACCGGGGGTCTTCTTCCGGGGACTTACCATCAACAGTGCCCGCGCCTTTCCCGTCAACGCAGTCACCTTCCTGGGCTACGAGTACCTCCTCCAGGCCTGGGGCTGA
- the SLC25A45 gene encoding solute carrier family 25 member 45 isoform X4 has translation MSFPIASIAVVNSVLFGVYSNALLALTATSHHERRAQPPSYTHIFAAGCAGGFVQSYFLAPFDLIKVRLQNQTEPRAGPGGPPPRYRGPVHCVTSICREEGPRGLFRGAWALVLRDTPTLGVYFLTYEWLCRQYTSDGQTPSSATILVAGGFAGITSWVSATPLDVIKSRLQMDGLKERAYQGVLDCMASSVRREGPGVFFRGLTINSARAFPVNAVTFLGYEYLLQAWG, from the exons ATGAGTTTCCCCATCGCGAGCATAGCTGTGGTCAACTCTGTCCTGTTTGGGGTCTACAGCAATGCCCTGCTGGCCCTCACGGCCACCTCCCACCACGAGCGGCGGGCCCAGCCTCCCAGCTACACCCACATCTTCGCCGCAGGCTGCGCTGGGGGATTTGTGCAG TCCTACTTCCTGGCCCCCTTTGACCTCATCAAAGTTCGGCTGCAGAACCAGACAGAACCGAGGGCCGGGCCCGGGGGCCCCCCACCCCGGTACCGCGGGCCCGTGCATTGCGTCACCTCCATCTGCCGGGAGGAGGGGCCCCGGGGGCTCTTTCGAGGGGCCTGGGCCCTGGTGCTGAGGGACACCCCCACGCTGGGGGTCTACTTCCTCACCTACGAGTGGCTCTGTCGCCAGTACACGTCAGACGGCCAGACTCCCA GCTCAGCCACGATCCTGGTGGCGGGGGGCTTTGCAGGCATCACCTCCTGGGTGTCGGCCACTCCCTTAGACGTGATCAAGTCCCGGCTGCAGATGGACGGGCTGAAGGAGAGAGCCTACCAGGGGGTGCTGGACTGCATGGCGAGCAGCGTCCGGCGGGAAGGACCGGGGGTCTTCTTCCGGGGACTTACCATCAACAGTGCCCGCGCCTTTCCCGTCAACGCAGTCACCTTCCTGGGCTACGAGTACCTCCTCCAGGCCTGGGGCTGA